GGAAGAATACGGAAAACAAAGCACTGAATATTATGCTGGATTGATTTCAGCATACTCAAACTTAGATCAATTCGAACGAGCTGATAACATGGCGTACGAGGCCCACAGAAAGTCTAAGATTCCTTTTGgggaaattcaaatatgGGCACTgcaattgaagaataatATGAGGTGGAAGTTACGATCACCGGATACAATAACATCACAATATAACGAAATAAAGATCAGTTTTATAACCAAGATGAGTTTTTGTTCAGCTTTCCAACTTTTTTATGACCAAGGAGGTATCTCGCTAATTAGTGATATAATACAGAACTTGCATAATCATGGTAAGCttaaacaagaattggCTGTTTTTCGTCGCTCAAAGATATTGCAACTCCGGGATGAAAGAATTTATACTACGAGATTAGACTTTTGGCGAAGAAAGTTTGAGTGGCATGAAATTCTAAAAGAATTTGACGAAATGAATGGTAAAAACATTTTGATTACAGCCAGAACTTACAGGTTTGTTTTAGCAGCAGTTTTGAATCTAGATGCAAAGTCGGGGTCCAATTTTGATAACTCTACTGATATGTTAAAGCAGGTTTTGAGATTCTACGGATTGAGTAGTGATAGCACTAAAAATGACCGTTTATCCTTGGAAGACGACATTTTGTACTTGGCAAGAATggttattgattttgttgacaTTGTTGGCCCAGAACAAAGCTCCCTGCTATATTTGAACTTTGTCAAACAGATTTATGATAAATTGGGTAAAAATCTTGACTTCAGACTTAGTCTAATATTGTATGAAGGATTGgttaaagttttcaatGAAGATAAAATCACCATGACCAAAGAGTTTCATCGATTAGGAGAACTCGTTGATAGCTATATTAAAGATTATCCGTTTAAGGAAGTCCCAATATTCCCATATCGTGTAACTAGGTATTACGGGGATATGCTGGTGAGTTGGTTGAAAAGCCATACTCCAACTCGCGCAGATGAACTTAAGATACTCCGAGTTTTGCAATCTGGTGTTAAACTCGAGACAGACCAATACACCAGTGTATTAAAATACTTTCTTGAGAAacttgatgatgatgaagactACTTAGACCAAGTTTTGAAGATTATGGAAGACAATTTAATTCACGGAAATTTAGATGAATATAGATCCTATCTTGAAAAACAGTTGTGCTACAAAATCTGTTTGAAATACTTGATGGACAACTATGGCGACGAAGATGCTATCTTCACATCatatcaaatattgaataatttctATGATATTAATGGGCCTGACCAAGTTAGAGAAAACTTGAAAAGTACTAATATTACTAACTTCTTGCGAAGCTCATCTGGAAGacttttcaatatcaaaaccAATCCTTATGGTTTCAAATCGATGAGTCACCATAAATTTTTGGATTATTTCAACCCAGAACATATTGCTCAAAAAGGTTTATTTGCTTCTAATGACTTGATACTATTACTACGAATACAAATTCTCAAATATTGTCAAAATGACAAAGACAAACTAAGAACGTATTTCAAAAAGCACCCAAAGACCATGAAATTTGTCATGACGGAAAAGTCAACAATTTTACCTCTGAAATTCAAAGGATTTAGatcaataattgatgatatttcaCCATTAGGAAATTTAAATTGGAAACAAAATAGAATAGCGAGAGCTAGCAGGGTATTGAAAAGTTTGTTATTGGATACAAAATACCAAATGTTTATTACAGCCGACGCTAACCAATCTACCCCCATGCTAACCAAACTGCCAAAACACGATTTTTATGAATAATTTACATTACAATGCATACTATCATGTATATAGCAACACTTGtatattttaatttgtaTATACACATATACATAAACATTTATATGCACAAACATAAACACACAAGCCAAAGAAATACGCGAACAGAGATGTATGACACGCCCTTTATTTCGATCAAGTGTTTTTAGTtgattctttctttttttgagTATCAGCAAATTGGAATTCACCGAATCCTTCTGTAGATCCAAAAATTAATGGTCCCACATAAGGTTGTATATTCCACTCTAATCTAACTGTTGCATTTCTACCTCTGAATGATTTCTCAACATCCCAAACAGAATATTTTCCTCTTTGGTTGGTTAAAGTTAAATTAGCATCTTCTTTATTAGTTATAATTTTATCCCAAAATGTGACTTTATTGCTGGAA
This genomic stretch from Candida albicans SC5314 chromosome 1, complete sequence harbors:
- a CDS encoding uncharacterized protein (Ortholog(s) have mRNA binding, translation regulator activity and role in mitochondrial respiratory chain complex IV biogenesis, positive regulation of mitochondrial translational initiation), whose translation is MIRQFARDLHINLRKCHLPSTSTLQSYGFASLYYQGFKSSKYSFTIPYRSYATFDYTRAPSKELVASFFDHQYVKINNWIFKDDQYRQSFLNYLRNQSSFSKDEIKEVVELHGRLVEVLNELQIGFQFLEKMWDAIFNRVVTDESVTALQKAIIEERDPLTNVLIRSARYDLYKKIITPRLNHSQMSINKSDELIEIIQLQSDKNAGITFNSKNIENYLLNENKNLISKQQLITLIICTSLKLNRGLQYTERDYTTQLYLIENFMAWTKMIENNEWFCNPDATQYDEVLKLIGIPPGDYRIEKYLQDILKLVEQEYQTKNSYIFITSIMRTLVDKAPHLTYKYFYFKDAQIRQRSLNRSNVLIQDDLTYTMQACLKFDSQKLFDLYKNNQDLHDGDEGGQESLILELSKVTKDWNALQKNFENMYGRGNLPLTVHYGIAMQALNTLRADEELGRLYDQLQKRGLHLNSTVMDALIRSKIRLLDQTKVVELFEVYAKMSSQGKADPKSVQKLFPLILKIPMRNRETSVVLDYLKQYLQREKETGQIFIDGSTFQKVMQYAVGIPSLKTIEATKALVEEYGKQSTEYYAGLISAYSNLDQFERADNMAYEAHRKSKIPFGEIQIWASQLKNNMRWKLRSPDTITSQYNEIKISFITKMSFCSAFQLFYDQGGISLISDIIQNLHNHGKLKQELAVFRRSKILQLRDERIYTTRLDFWRRKFEWHEILKEFDEMNGKNILITARTYRFVLAAVLNLDAKSGSNFDNSTDMLKQVLRFYGLSSDSTKNDRLSLEDDILYLARMVIDFVDIVGPEQSSSLYLNFVKQIYDKLGKNLDFRLSLILYEGLVKVFNEDKITMTKEFHRLGELVDSYIKDYPFKEVPIFPYRVTRYYGDMSVSWLKSHTPTRADELKILRVLQSGVKLETDQYTSVLKYFLEKLDDDEDYLDQVLKIMEDNLIHGNLDEYRSYLEKQLCYKICLKYLMDNYGDEDAIFTSYQILNNFYDINGPDQVRENLKSTNITNFLRSSSGRLFNIKTNPYGFKSMSHHKFLDYFNPEHIAQKGLFASNDLILLLRIQILKYCQNDKDKLRTYFKKHPKTMKFVMTEKSTILPSKFKGFRSIIDDISPLGNLNWKQNRIARASRVLKSLLLDTKYQMFITADANQSTPMLTKSPKHDFYE